The proteins below come from a single Edaphobacter acidisoli genomic window:
- a CDS encoding IclR family transcriptional regulator has translation MAKSETKRYYPTPALEKGLDILELFANTPAGLTVSEVARRLNRTVSEIFRMLLCLEQRGYLAQSANKDRYHLTLRLFRLAQEHPPTKRLVTEAMPIMHSLAHEIRQSCHLGVIDGGDVVILAQVDSPEATGFYVKVGRRVDLMHAATGHVILAHLTEDACARAVEEWSRETKNKKPADLDEHLAKIRARGYERRASYEISGVVNITFPVLNAQGTAVAGLTIPYVKRIEDPLSMTEIISALSKASQQMSEALGALPPLVNPEPPNPPKKPRSHKSQKPQVAKT, from the coding sequence ATGGCCAAATCTGAAACCAAGCGCTATTACCCCACCCCAGCCCTCGAAAAGGGCCTCGACATTCTGGAACTCTTCGCCAACACCCCCGCCGGCCTTACCGTCAGCGAAGTCGCCAGAAGACTCAACCGCACCGTCTCCGAAATCTTCCGCATGCTGCTCTGCCTTGAACAGCGCGGCTATCTCGCGCAGTCGGCCAACAAGGACCGTTATCACCTGACACTCCGTCTCTTCCGCCTCGCGCAGGAGCATCCGCCCACCAAACGCCTCGTCACCGAAGCCATGCCTATCATGCATTCACTCGCGCACGAGATCCGCCAGTCGTGCCACCTCGGCGTGATCGACGGCGGAGACGTCGTTATCCTCGCGCAGGTCGATTCGCCCGAAGCGACCGGCTTCTACGTCAAGGTGGGTCGCAGGGTAGACCTGATGCATGCCGCAACCGGCCATGTCATCCTCGCTCACCTGACCGAGGACGCCTGCGCGCGCGCCGTTGAGGAGTGGAGCCGGGAAACAAAAAACAAAAAACCTGCCGATCTCGACGAGCATCTCGCCAAAATCCGCGCACGTGGATACGAGCGCCGCGCCAGCTATGAGATCAGCGGCGTCGTCAACATTACCTTCCCTGTCTTGAATGCGCAGGGAACCGCCGTGGCAGGCCTCACCATCCCCTACGTCAAGCGCATCGAAGATCCGCTCAGTATGACGGAGATCATCTCCGCGCTGAGCAAAGCAAGTCAACAAATGTCTGAAGCGCTCGGAGCGTTGCCCCCGCTCGTCAACCCTGAGCCTCCAAATCCACCCAAGAAGCCGCGCTCACACAAATCGCAAAAGCCTCAAGTTGCAAAGACTTAA